A DNA window from Nitrospira sp. contains the following coding sequences:
- a CDS encoding hypothetical protein (Evidence 5 : Unknown function; MaGe:77308870) produces the protein MAAMVRIQTHAERVMGDLVAHERFGIVMLSLNLFVALVYIEKSLIAKQ, from the coding sequence ATGGCTGCCATGGTGAGGATCCAGACGCATGCGGAGAGGGTGATGGGTGATCTAGTTGCGCACGAGAGGTTTGGAATTGTCATGCTCAGCCTGAATTTGTTTGTGGCTCTGGTTTACATTGAGAAGAGTCTTATTGCCAAGCAATAG
- a CDS encoding hypothetical protein (Evidence 5 : Unknown function; MaGe:77308871) yields MYPAKSFSLFADQERVTLPVEDPGDVDEGGVAGGEVVGVGVTTGADGCSKLANPGLIWASLDIEGARLAAGRPDCAAAVNGDAAAAFRDAVGATTLLSDDIESGLVVIGTIGAIVRSPVGAGMLFDGLSVPFWGVAGKRVPAEESLGLVCGEGIGSGGRGALTTAEVGFLVNLW; encoded by the coding sequence TTGTACCCAGCCAAATCGTTTTCGCTGTTTGCGGACCAAGAGAGGGTGACGCTTCCGGTAGAGGATCCCGGAGATGTGGATGAAGGCGGAGTGGCGGGCGGTGAAGTTGTTGGCGTGGGCGTAACCACAGGTGCGGACGGTTGCAGTAAGCTTGCTAATCCAGGGCTCATTTGGGCGAGCCTGGACATAGAAGGTGCAAGGCTGGCTGCGGGACGACCCGATTGTGCGGCGGCAGTCAATGGAGATGCTGCGGCGGCATTTCGAGATGCTGTTGGAGCTACGACGTTGCTCAGTGATGACATCGAAAGCGGCCTTGTCGTCATTGGAACAATCGGGGCAATCGTACGGTCGCCGGTCGGAGCCGGGATGCTCTTTGATGGACTCTCGGTTCCGTTTTGGGGTGTTGCGGGTAAAAGGGTTCCCGCTGAAGAGAGTCTGGGGCTTGTTTGCGGTGAAGGGATTGGTTCGGGCGGAAGAGGTGCGCTGACAACTGCCGAGGTCGGCTTCTTGGTCAATTTGTGGTGA